A genomic window from Anthocerotibacter panamensis C109 includes:
- a CDS encoding Fur family transcriptional regulator, whose amino-acid sequence MNTLYSPATLKAELNAKGWRLTPQREVILKIFQELPQGNHLSAEDLHEQLVGLDQDISLSTVYRTLKLLARMGILRQLELAEGHKHYELNQPHPYHHHHLVCVRCNKTIEFKSTSILQVGSKQAQEYGYKLLDCQLTIHAICPECQRSIVPGW is encoded by the coding sequence ATGAACACTCTGTACTCTCCAGCGACGCTCAAGGCCGAACTCAACGCCAAGGGTTGGCGGCTGACTCCCCAACGGGAGGTCATCCTCAAAATTTTTCAAGAGCTGCCTCAGGGAAATCACCTGAGCGCCGAGGATCTGCACGAACAGTTGGTTGGTTTGGACCAAGACATCAGTCTATCTACGGTCTACCGCACCCTAAAGCTGTTGGCCCGTATGGGCATTCTACGCCAACTGGAACTGGCCGAAGGACACAAGCACTACGAACTAAACCAGCCCCACCCCTACCACCACCACCATCTGGTCTGTGTGCGCTGCAATAAGACCATCGAATTCAAAAGTACCTCTATTCTCCAGGTGGGCTCGAAACAGGCGCAGGAATATGGCTACAAACTTCTGGATTGCCAGCTTACGATCCATGCCATCTGCCCGGAATGCCAACGTTCCATTGTTCCTGGCTGGTAA
- the rpsT gene encoding 30S ribosomal protein S20 yields MPNIKSAIKRVDVAERNRQHNLAYKSAIRSLTKQYLTALKTYTQSPSPEALITTETALSAAYSKIDRATRSGVLHKNNAARRKSRLKLMLSKALGQPAPIA; encoded by the coding sequence GTGCCCAATATTAAATCGGCCATCAAGCGGGTGGATGTCGCCGAGCGCAACCGCCAACACAACCTGGCGTACAAATCGGCCATCCGCAGCCTGACCAAGCAGTACCTCACCGCGCTCAAGACCTACACGCAGTCTCCGAGCCCCGAGGCTCTGATTACGACTGAGACGGCCCTCTCCGCCGCCTACAGCAAGATTGACCGCGCCACTCGCTCCGGTGTCCTCCACAAGAACAATGCTGCCCGCCGCAAATCTCGCTTGAAGCTTATGTTAAGCAAAGCACTCGGTCAGCCTGCCCCCATAGCCTGA
- a CDS encoding DUF2301 domain-containing membrane protein: MDTTYQGQFGPYTITPEDRNEVRIYRSAWAVMAGSAALGVAWLLVGLPVPALTWIYAVFCLGLGVALWVVHIYMRVLHRVLQGFWGIGVVVSVALALWAEEPLALAVYHNPATIWGVGFVFAALTGLLIKETFCFRWATSTLLVPLLPLLLLSHLLGMLNSNVGTVGLVVVAVLLLILAGRKAFQPLDPDIGDKSVFAYLKEQRQGV; this comes from the coding sequence ATGGACACGACCTATCAGGGCCAGTTTGGCCCTTACACTATTACTCCAGAGGACCGCAACGAGGTTCGGATTTATCGCTCTGCTTGGGCGGTGATGGCAGGAAGTGCTGCGCTGGGGGTGGCTTGGCTTTTGGTGGGACTGCCTGTCCCCGCTTTGACGTGGATCTACGCAGTCTTTTGTCTGGGGCTGGGGGTTGCGCTCTGGGTAGTGCATATCTACATGCGTGTACTACACCGGGTGCTCCAAGGCTTTTGGGGCATTGGGGTGGTGGTGAGCGTAGCCCTAGCGCTATGGGCCGAAGAACCCTTGGCACTAGCGGTGTACCACAATCCGGCGACGATCTGGGGCGTGGGCTTTGTCTTTGCGGCTCTGACTGGACTGTTGATCAAGGAGACGTTCTGCTTCCGCTGGGCCACAAGTACGCTGCTGGTCCCGTTACTGCCGTTGCTCCTGCTGTCTCACCTTTTGGGCATGCTCAATTCCAACGTCGGGACGGTGGGGCTGGTCGTTGTGGCGGTACTCCTGTTAATCCTGGCTGGGCGCAAAGCATTCCAGCCCCTAGACCCGGATATTGGCGATAAGAGCGTTTTCGCCTACCTCAAAGAACAGCGTCAAGGGGTCTAA
- a CDS encoding lipid-A-disaccharide synthase-related protein codes for MKKRILCLSNGHGEDGIAVAILRALAEYPVELMAMPIVGTGGAYEALDIPIIGPTRTMPSGGFIYMDPLQLWRDIQEGLGRLTWAQYQAIKAVAPEVDLILAVGDIVVQIFAQLSKKPHVFVGTAKSDYYIGGKPSVYAPWERWLMLHPRCTAVYPRDRVTTLNLQKLGIPRAYDLGNPMMDGLTPQGFDWARVGLTPAHRLVALLPGSRPPEAYRNLILLLTAVEHLGEQPFPLVAMAALTNGLKCPELVASLEQAGWSYSEHAPDLVHLCRGQHQVYLVWGAFADCITKASLVLAMTGTATEQAVGLGKPVVTLPGAGPQFNHRFAEAQTRLLGPSVTLLQHPQDIAPTACNLLTDHTYLAQLQANGRERMGTIGAAGRIAQHVMAQ; via the coding sequence ATGAAAAAACGCATTCTCTGCCTCAGTAACGGTCACGGAGAGGACGGCATTGCCGTTGCAATCCTCCGGGCCTTGGCTGAGTACCCGGTAGAGTTGATGGCGATGCCGATTGTCGGTACGGGCGGAGCTTACGAAGCGTTGGACATTCCCATCATTGGCCCGACCCGAACGATGCCCTCTGGGGGCTTTATTTATATGGACCCCCTCCAGTTGTGGCGCGATATCCAAGAAGGGCTGGGCAGACTCACCTGGGCGCAGTACCAAGCCATCAAAGCCGTTGCCCCGGAAGTGGACTTGATCCTGGCGGTGGGCGATATTGTGGTGCAGATTTTCGCGCAGTTGAGCAAGAAGCCCCATGTTTTTGTGGGCACAGCTAAATCGGACTATTACATCGGCGGCAAACCCTCCGTCTACGCCCCTTGGGAACGCTGGCTCATGCTCCATCCGCGTTGTACCGCGGTCTATCCTCGTGACCGGGTGACGACCCTCAACCTGCAAAAGCTGGGCATCCCCCGCGCCTATGACCTGGGTAACCCCATGATGGATGGGCTGACTCCTCAAGGCTTTGACTGGGCGCGGGTGGGATTGACTCCAGCCCACCGCCTCGTCGCCCTGCTGCCCGGTTCGCGCCCCCCGGAGGCGTACCGCAATCTGATTTTACTTTTGACAGCCGTGGAGCATTTAGGGGAGCAACCCTTCCCCCTAGTCGCCATGGCAGCGCTGACCAATGGCCTCAAGTGCCCGGAACTGGTTGCTTCTCTGGAGCAAGCAGGCTGGTCCTATAGCGAACATGCCCCTGACTTGGTGCACCTATGCCGGGGCCAACATCAGGTCTATCTGGTCTGGGGCGCTTTTGCGGACTGTATCACTAAGGCCAGTCTGGTGCTTGCCATGACCGGCACCGCTACCGAACAGGCGGTAGGTTTAGGTAAACCCGTCGTCACCCTCCCCGGCGCAGGTCCCCAGTTCAACCACCGTTTCGCCGAAGCGCAGACCCGGCTGCTTGGTCCTTCGGTGACCCTGCTCCAACATCCTCAAGACATCGCCCCCACCGCCTGCAACCTCCTCACCGACCACACCTACTTGGCACAACTCCAAGCCAATGGCCGCGAACGCATGGGGACGATTGGGGCGGCAGGACGGATTGCCCAACATGTGATGGCGCAGTGA
- a CDS encoding S1C family serine protease encodes MRPERLLLCALMFASAPVYSAPARFDREEQASINVYKAASPAVVTVFSGQGTGAGSVVSSEGLVLTNEHVIRGSRNGQVTVQTTQGKRYGGQVIAVDRKNDLALVRLSTRDRLPTVPLAGADGIQVGQRVYAIGSPFGLSGTLTTGILSRVARDGDLQTDAALNPGNSGGPLLNSQGELIGVNKEILSPGGQGNIGIGFATSALAVRDFIARNRRADRNGELLASNDRSSNDRSNGDRGLPPRQTQPAAPQLGVTVDGSTLVIQAVKPGSLADELGLQPGDRLLGINGRRISGPEDLRAFLETRPISAVFTVARNQRLADIEVDF; translated from the coding sequence ATGAGACCTGAACGTTTGCTCCTGTGTGCGCTTATGTTTGCCAGTGCTCCGGTCTATAGTGCTCCTGCTCGCTTCGATAGAGAAGAGCAGGCTAGTATCAATGTCTACAAAGCGGCCAGCCCTGCGGTAGTCACGGTCTTCTCCGGTCAGGGGACAGGAGCCGGGAGTGTCGTCAGCTCCGAAGGTCTGGTACTCACCAACGAACATGTCATCCGGGGCTCCCGCAATGGTCAGGTCACCGTCCAGACCACTCAGGGCAAGCGCTACGGGGGACAGGTAATCGCAGTTGACCGCAAGAACGATCTGGCGCTGGTCCGCCTGTCCACTCGGGACCGCCTCCCGACTGTTCCTCTAGCAGGCGCGGACGGTATCCAGGTAGGGCAACGCGTCTATGCTATTGGCAGTCCCTTTGGGCTCTCGGGGACACTGACGACAGGTATCCTCAGCCGGGTGGCCCGAGATGGTGACCTCCAGACTGACGCTGCTCTTAACCCTGGCAATTCCGGCGGTCCCCTACTCAATTCTCAGGGGGAACTTATCGGGGTCAACAAAGAAATCCTCAGCCCAGGGGGGCAGGGCAACATCGGTATTGGTTTCGCCACGAGTGCTCTGGCGGTCCGAGACTTTATCGCCCGCAATCGCAGGGCTGACCGCAACGGGGAGCTGCTTGCCAGCAATGACCGTAGCAGTAATGACCGCAGTAACGGGGACAGAGGATTACCCCCCCGGCAGACCCAACCCGCTGCGCCACAGTTGGGGGTGACTGTGGATGGAAGTACTCTGGTTATCCAGGCTGTCAAACCGGGCTCACTGGCCGATGAGTTGGGGCTGCAACCTGGAGACCGTCTACTGGGGATCAATGGACGCAGAATCTCAGGACCCGAAGATTTGCGGGCGTTTCTAGAGACGCGCCCGATCTCAGCGGTCTTCACAGTAGCTCGCAATCAGCGCCTTGCTGATATTGAGGTGGATTTCTGA
- a CDS encoding S-methyl-5'-thioadenosine phosphorylase, with translation MAEARIAVIGGSGLYDMPELEEMEEVRVVTPFGPPSDALILGRLAGVKVVFLPRHGRGHYLLPTEVPYRANIYALKTLGVAYILSISAVGSLKEHYQPTDIVLPDQFFDWTRHRSSTFFGEGLVAHISFDQPTSPELTEVVSEVCATLDLGETRVHRGGTYLCMEGPAFSTYAESQVYRSWGMDIIGMTNAQEAKLSREAEIAYSPLAMVTDYDCWHPDHSSVTVEQVITYLNKNVATAQRILKPLIAQLARTPPVCAAHSALKYALLTQPDRVPLETRRKLAPIIGKYMPE, from the coding sequence ATGGCAGAAGCTCGGATTGCGGTAATTGGGGGCAGTGGACTTTATGACATGCCCGAGTTAGAGGAAATGGAGGAAGTCCGGGTCGTCACTCCCTTCGGTCCGCCCTCCGATGCCCTCATTCTGGGGCGATTGGCGGGCGTGAAGGTCGTATTTTTACCGCGCCATGGCCGGGGGCACTACCTCCTACCCACTGAAGTCCCCTATCGGGCCAATATCTACGCCCTCAAAACTTTGGGCGTGGCCTATATTCTCTCTATTTCGGCAGTCGGTTCGCTCAAGGAGCACTATCAGCCCACCGATATCGTGCTGCCAGACCAATTTTTTGACTGGACCCGCCACCGCAGTTCCACATTTTTTGGAGAAGGGCTCGTCGCCCATATCAGCTTTGACCAACCGACTAGTCCTGAGTTGACCGAGGTCGTGAGCGAAGTCTGCGCGACTTTGGACTTGGGAGAAACACGGGTGCACCGGGGAGGGACCTACCTGTGCATGGAGGGACCCGCCTTCTCTACCTACGCCGAATCGCAGGTCTACCGCTCTTGGGGCATGGACATCATCGGCATGACCAACGCCCAAGAAGCCAAACTCAGCCGCGAGGCCGAAATCGCCTACAGTCCGCTGGCGATGGTGACGGATTACGACTGCTGGCACCCAGACCACAGTTCGGTCACCGTCGAGCAAGTCATCACCTACCTCAACAAAAACGTTGCTACCGCCCAACGCATCCTCAAACCGCTCATCGCCCAACTCGCCAGAACTCCGCCCGTCTGTGCCGCCCATAGCGCCTTGAAGTATGCACTCTTGACGCAGCCGGACAGGGTCCCTCTGGAGACACGGCGGAAACTAGCTCCGATTATCGGGAAGTATATGCCGGAGTAG
- a CDS encoding PLDc N-terminal domain-containing protein — protein MLQVVVWVVLGLLAVSVVSTVFKLGVWLLGLALSALWLYALVDVLLLSNMSLLKKVLWGLGVSFLPVIGPLAWVALKPSTQRLIS, from the coding sequence ATGCTGCAAGTAGTCGTTTGGGTCGTGCTGGGCCTGTTGGCTGTGAGTGTGGTGTCTACGGTGTTTAAGCTGGGGGTGTGGCTTTTGGGGCTGGCCCTGTCTGCACTGTGGCTGTATGCACTGGTAGACGTGCTACTTCTGAGCAATATGTCGCTCTTAAAAAAAGTCCTCTGGGGCCTGGGAGTTTCCTTCCTTCCGGTCATTGGTCCTCTTGCCTGGGTCGCCCTCAAGCCTTCTACACAGCGGCTCATTTCCTAA
- the cobA gene encoding uroporphyrinogen-III C-methyltransferase, with protein sequence MPDPQVGRVYLVGAGPGDPGLMTLKGKALLEHADVVIYDALVSPEVLQMIHPQAELIYAGKRAGMHSLSQEEIIQLLLTKVQTHAVVVRLKGGDPFIFGRGGEELLALQGQGISVEVIPGVTAGVAAPAYCGVPLTHRGLSSSVAFVTGHEVIGDYQSQVDWASLAHSVETLVIYMGIQQLPVIVEALLHAGKDRDTPILLVRWGTTPRQERLTGTLETIVATVKAVNFAAPAIIVIGAVVGLAPPP encoded by the coding sequence GTGCCTGACCCCCAGGTAGGAAGGGTATATCTCGTCGGTGCCGGACCTGGCGATCCAGGCTTGATGACGCTCAAGGGCAAAGCCCTTTTGGAGCACGCGGATGTGGTCATCTACGATGCCTTGGTGAGCCCCGAAGTCCTCCAGATGATTCATCCGCAGGCGGAATTGATCTATGCGGGCAAGCGAGCAGGGATGCATTCGCTCTCGCAAGAGGAGATTATCCAACTGCTGCTCACCAAAGTTCAGACCCATGCTGTCGTCGTGCGTCTCAAGGGCGGTGACCCGTTTATCTTTGGGCGTGGGGGAGAGGAACTGCTTGCGCTGCAAGGACAGGGAATTTCGGTGGAGGTCATTCCAGGAGTGACCGCAGGGGTGGCGGCTCCGGCTTACTGCGGTGTGCCCCTCACCCATCGGGGGCTCAGTTCCTCCGTTGCTTTTGTCACAGGGCATGAGGTGATAGGCGATTACCAGAGTCAGGTGGACTGGGCATCCTTGGCACACAGCGTCGAAACCCTGGTCATCTACATGGGGATTCAACAACTCCCGGTGATCGTCGAAGCCCTGCTCCACGCAGGGAAGGACCGGGACACGCCCATCCTGCTGGTCCGTTGGGGGACAACTCCGCGCCAGGAGCGCCTCACCGGCACGCTAGAGACTATTGTTGCCACGGTGAAAGCCGTCAACTTCGCTGCCCCGGCCATTATCGTGATTGGAGCAGTGGTGGGGTTGGCTCCACCCCCATGA
- a CDS encoding aldehyde dehydrogenase family protein: MTTKLATYTRIRGQDQTQYASDQPSVNPARFTDVLGTYPVTSKEGVRAACIAAQEALPQWRSTPAPLRGNLIHNLSLLVTENKATLARWLTREIGKPYAEALGSVQEVIDTCQFFVSEGRRLYGQTIPSEMADKRLFTYRRPIGVCGIITAGNFPLAVPAWYVIPALLCGNTIVWKPSEDAPILSYLFCQLIEKAGFPPGVFNLVLGDGPTTGAALVDMVPEGLIDKIGFTGSSRIGQWIGQVTGAHFQAACLELGGKNPLVVTEDANLDLAVEGALWSAFGTAGQRCTSLGVLIVQERIYEHFMERLLARVAQMVIGDPMDPTVTYGPMISQRFLHNLLTFQKTLLAPHHTVLTPTQGQISRANPWPKFQGDPDQGYFAHPVIVAGVQKSDALYREETFGPMVAAVSYTDLEEALHWANDHGYGLSSAIYTRNSAQAFYFQDHIRAGMVSINNTTSGAEAHMPFGGNGRSGNGSRQSGIWVLDQFTRWQGVNWDFSDRLQRAQIDTVYAGGDTGFRVPDCDVAALSP, from the coding sequence ATGACGACGAAGCTTGCAACCTATACCCGTATCCGGGGGCAGGACCAGACCCAGTATGCCAGCGACCAGCCCTCGGTCAACCCCGCCCGCTTCACCGATGTCCTGGGCACCTATCCGGTCACGTCCAAAGAAGGGGTTAGAGCTGCTTGTATTGCTGCTCAAGAAGCGCTCCCCCAATGGCGGAGTACCCCGGCTCCCCTGCGGGGCAATCTGATCCACAACCTCAGTCTTCTGGTCACCGAAAACAAAGCCACCCTCGCGCGCTGGCTCACCCGCGAAATCGGCAAGCCCTATGCTGAAGCGCTAGGCTCGGTCCAGGAAGTGATCGATACCTGTCAGTTTTTCGTCAGCGAAGGGCGCAGGCTCTACGGTCAGACCATCCCCAGCGAGATGGCGGACAAGCGTCTTTTCACCTACCGTAGACCCATCGGCGTCTGCGGCATCATCACAGCGGGTAATTTCCCGCTTGCTGTCCCCGCTTGGTATGTCATCCCCGCCCTACTGTGTGGCAACACCATCGTCTGGAAACCTTCCGAAGATGCTCCCATCCTCTCTTATCTCTTCTGTCAACTTATAGAGAAAGCAGGATTCCCCCCCGGTGTCTTCAATCTAGTGCTAGGAGACGGGCCAACTACGGGAGCTGCTCTGGTAGATATGGTGCCTGAAGGCTTGATCGACAAAATAGGCTTTACCGGTTCTAGCCGTATTGGACAATGGATTGGGCAGGTGACCGGAGCGCATTTCCAGGCTGCTTGTCTGGAGTTAGGCGGGAAAAACCCCCTCGTCGTGACCGAGGACGCTAACTTGGACCTCGCTGTGGAAGGAGCCTTGTGGTCTGCCTTCGGAACCGCTGGACAGCGCTGCACTTCGCTGGGCGTTCTTATTGTTCAGGAGCGCATCTACGAGCATTTTATGGAGCGTCTTCTCGCGCGGGTTGCGCAAATGGTCATCGGCGACCCGATGGACCCCACAGTCACCTACGGCCCGATGATCTCCCAGCGCTTCCTTCACAACCTGCTCACCTTTCAGAAGACGCTTTTGGCACCCCATCACACGGTTTTGACCCCGACGCAAGGACAGATTTCACGGGCCAACCCCTGGCCCAAATTTCAGGGGGATCCCGACCAGGGCTACTTTGCCCATCCGGTTATCGTGGCGGGCGTCCAAAAGAGCGACGCTTTGTATCGTGAAGAGACTTTTGGCCCGATGGTGGCCGCCGTTTCCTACACCGACCTGGAAGAAGCCCTGCATTGGGCCAACGACCATGGCTATGGCTTGAGCAGTGCTATCTATACCCGTAATTCCGCTCAGGCATTTTACTTCCAGGACCATATCAGAGCGGGCATGGTCAGTATCAACAACACCACAAGTGGGGCGGAAGCACACATGCCCTTCGGGGGCAATGGTCGGTCGGGCAACGGCTCGCGTCAGTCGGGCATCTGGGTTCTAGACCAGTTTACCCGTTGGCAGGGCGTCAACTGGGACTTCTCCGACCGCTTGCAGCGGGCTCAGATTGACACGGTGTATGCCGGAGGCGACACTGGCTTTAGGGTTCCAGATTGTGATGTTGCGGCCCTGTCCCCTTGA
- the larE gene encoding ATP-dependent sacrificial sulfur transferase LarE, with protein sequence MVIPLKLQRLQDLLRELDRCVVAYSGGVDSTLVAKVAFDILGERALAVTAASPSLMQEDLDDARTQAAFIGIPHEVVETHELANPNYSNNPVNRCYFCKSELHDTLIPFARERGITAVLDGANLDDLGDYRPGFQAARERGIRSPLIECQIAKLDVRQLSEYLGLPWWNKPAMPCLSSRFPYGEEITLTKLQRLAQAERYLRQAGWRDFRVRSDRDTARIEVQPEQIGAFVQTVDLPNLVERFKSFGYTYVTLDLEGYRQGKLNQVLDPHQLQRFGAVS encoded by the coding sequence ATGGTGATACCCCTGAAATTACAACGTCTGCAAGATCTGCTCAGAGAATTGGACCGCTGTGTCGTGGCCTACTCAGGCGGCGTGGACAGCACGCTGGTCGCCAAGGTCGCCTTTGATATCCTGGGGGAACGAGCCCTGGCGGTGACCGCAGCCTCCCCCTCGCTGATGCAGGAAGACCTAGACGATGCCCGGACCCAGGCAGCATTCATCGGCATCCCCCACGAAGTCGTGGAGACGCACGAACTGGCAAACCCCAACTACAGCAACAACCCGGTCAACCGCTGCTATTTCTGTAAAAGTGAATTGCATGATACGCTCATTCCCTTCGCCCGAGAACGCGGCATCACTGCTGTTTTGGACGGCGCTAATCTGGATGATTTGGGAGACTATCGACCGGGCTTTCAGGCAGCGCGGGAGCGAGGGATACGCTCTCCTTTGATTGAATGCCAGATCGCCAAGCTGGATGTGCGCCAACTTTCCGAATACCTGGGGCTACCTTGGTGGAACAAACCTGCTATGCCCTGCCTGTCTTCGCGCTTTCCCTATGGGGAGGAAATCACCCTGACCAAACTCCAACGCCTTGCCCAAGCAGAACGCTACTTGCGTCAGGCAGGTTGGCGCGACTTTCGGGTGCGCTCCGACCGGGATACCGCTCGGATCGAAGTCCAACCAGAGCAGATTGGGGCTTTTGTCCAAACAGTGGATTTGCCAAATTTAGTCGAGCGATTTAAGTCTTTTGGCTACACCTATGTCACGCTCGATCTGGAGGGTTACCGCCAAGGTAAACTCAATCAAGTCTTGGACCCGCATCAGCTTCAGCGCTTCGGGGCGGTGTCCTAA
- a CDS encoding serine hydroxymethyltransferase, whose protein sequence is MAARAGDLAQVDPAVAEAVRAETERLEYSLEMIPSENLVYDAVLEAQGSVMTNKYAEGYPEEGIPSAPGIKPVRGRYYGGCEHVDTVENLARVRARELFGVDESYHINVQPYSGSTANMAIYFTLTFSDGLQRKLALGDTILGMDLASGGHLTHGSAVNFSSKLYRFIPYQVDPLTERIDFDYLRKLALDYRPRLIVAGATAYPRVWEFDKFKAIADEVGAYLLADVCHISGLIAGGAHPSPFPHADFVMTTTHKTLRGPRGAMIFCRSEYGNFLDKTVMPGIQGGPLMNEICAKAVAFKLAQTEQFRNDQHQTVKNAQALADELLQLGYRLVSGGTDNHLLVVNLADWIKERTGDVQDKALGGKQVEQALCQAGVTCNRNMVPFDQRKPLNPSGIRLGTPALTTRGMKEPQMREIAGYIDRVLSSIAPNTNGQWAVDPETVLSVAADIRRLCSGFPMYAHHLNNR, encoded by the coding sequence ATGGCGGCCCGTGCTGGAGACCTAGCCCAGGTTGACCCTGCTGTAGCTGAGGCAGTCCGGGCCGAGACCGAGCGCCTGGAATATAGCCTGGAGATGATCCCCTCCGAGAATCTGGTCTATGACGCTGTCCTGGAAGCTCAGGGCTCGGTGATGACCAACAAATACGCCGAGGGCTACCCGGAAGAAGGCATTCCTAGCGCCCCAGGGATCAAACCAGTCAGGGGCCGCTATTACGGGGGCTGCGAACATGTGGATACCGTCGAGAATCTGGCTCGAGTCCGCGCCCGTGAACTTTTTGGGGTGGATGAGTCCTATCACATCAATGTCCAGCCCTACTCAGGCTCCACAGCCAATATGGCTATTTACTTCACCCTGACCTTCAGCGACGGGCTCCAGCGCAAATTGGCGCTAGGCGACACGATCTTGGGTATGGACTTAGCCTCCGGCGGGCATCTGACCCATGGCTCTGCGGTGAATTTCTCCAGCAAGCTCTATCGCTTCATCCCGTATCAGGTAGACCCCCTGACCGAGCGCATTGACTTCGACTATTTGCGCAAACTTGCCCTGGACTACCGCCCCCGGCTCATCGTTGCTGGAGCCACTGCCTATCCGCGAGTGTGGGAATTCGACAAATTTAAGGCTATTGCCGATGAAGTGGGAGCCTACCTGTTGGCCGACGTTTGCCATATCTCAGGGCTCATCGCCGGAGGTGCCCATCCGAGCCCTTTCCCCCACGCCGATTTCGTCATGACCACCACCCACAAAACCCTGCGCGGGCCTCGTGGAGCCATGATCTTCTGTCGCTCTGAATACGGCAATTTTCTCGACAAGACGGTGATGCCGGGAATCCAAGGCGGGCCTTTGATGAACGAGATCTGCGCCAAGGCTGTGGCCTTCAAGTTGGCTCAGACCGAACAGTTCCGCAACGACCAGCACCAGACCGTCAAAAACGCTCAGGCATTGGCTGATGAACTCCTCCAGTTAGGCTATCGCCTGGTCAGTGGCGGCACAGATAACCACCTGCTCGTCGTGAATTTGGCGGATTGGATCAAAGAGCGTACCGGGGACGTTCAGGACAAGGCTCTCGGCGGTAAACAGGTAGAACAAGCCCTTTGTCAGGCGGGTGTCACCTGCAACCGCAACATGGTTCCCTTTGACCAGCGCAAGCCGCTCAATCCCTCGGGAATTCGTCTGGGCACCCCCGCGCTCACCACACGGGGGATGAAAGAACCCCAGATGCGCGAGATTGCCGGGTATATTGACCGGGTGCTTAGTAGCATAGCCCCTAATACCAACGGCCAGTGGGCGGTTGACCCGGAAACGGTACTGAGTGTCGCTGCCGATATTCGTCGTCTCTGCTCGGGCTTCCCGATGTATGCGCACCACCTCAATAATCGGTAG
- the map gene encoding type I methionyl aminopeptidase — MVEAVEIKSGRELKKMRAAGRLAAQLLEYIRPYVQPGVTTEELDRLCEAWTQAHGAVSAPYGYHGFPKHICTSINYVVCHGIPTPQQILKEGDIINIDVTPILDGWYGDTSATFYVGTVSPQVQRLVETTQECLMLGIAEVKPGGRLGDIGAAIQQHAQARGYSVVRNFCGHGIGQIFHTEPQVMHYGTRGRGLKLRPGMVFTIEPMINIGGFEVEILADGWTVVTKDRSLSAQFEHTLAVTEKGVEILTCLD, encoded by the coding sequence ATGGTCGAAGCGGTCGAGATCAAATCGGGCCGGGAACTCAAGAAGATGCGGGCGGCGGGTAGGCTCGCCGCCCAACTCCTCGAATACATCCGTCCTTACGTCCAACCGGGCGTGACCACCGAAGAACTAGACCGCTTGTGTGAAGCTTGGACCCAAGCCCACGGAGCGGTGAGCGCCCCCTACGGCTATCACGGATTCCCTAAGCACATCTGCACCAGTATCAATTACGTGGTCTGCCACGGCATTCCCACCCCCCAGCAAATTCTTAAGGAAGGGGACATCATTAATATTGATGTCACGCCGATTCTCGATGGTTGGTACGGAGACACCAGTGCCACGTTCTATGTGGGTACTGTCAGCCCCCAAGTCCAGCGTCTGGTAGAGACAACCCAAGAATGTTTGATGCTAGGCATTGCCGAGGTCAAGCCGGGAGGACGTTTGGGGGATATTGGAGCGGCGATCCAGCAGCATGCGCAGGCCAGAGGCTATAGCGTGGTCCGCAATTTCTGCGGCCATGGTATCGGGCAAATCTTCCACACCGAGCCCCAGGTAATGCACTATGGGACGCGCGGAAGAGGACTCAAACTCAGACCCGGAATGGTCTTTACGATTGAGCCGATGATCAATATCGGGGGCTTTGAAGTAGAGATTTTAGCGGACGGCTGGACGGTGGTGACCAAAGACCGTTCCCTCAGCGCCCAGTTCGAGCATACCCTTGCTGTGACGGAGAAGGGTGTCGAGATCCTGACCTGCCTGGATTAG